The genomic stretch TAGATTTAGTGCGTGTTGAAGCGTGTGGTTCTTTTTGTATAGCTCCAAGTGCATTAACGGTTTCTAATGTTGGTGGTACAACTGCTGATATAACATGGACTGCTAACAACGGAGAAACACAGTGGGAATATGTAATAATTCCAGCAGGAACTGGCCCTCCATCAGGTGCAGGAACTTCTGTAACTACAACTACAGTAAACGCTACAGGATTAACCACAGAAACAGCTTATGACATATATGTTAGAGCAATTTGTGGTCCAGGCGACGAAAGTGTTTGGTCAGGACCTGTGAGCTTTACGACTACAATTCAAACAGATTTCACAGTAGATTGTGCTGTTGGTCCAACCAACACTACGTACTGCTATGGTAATTTTGACAATACCGCATTTACTTATACAAGTTCTGATGGTGTTTCTACACTAGCTGTAATATTCAACGCAGGACAAGTAGAAAACAATTGGGATCTACTTACCATTTTTGATTCTGACGGTGTAACCGTATTATATAGTGGATATGGTAATGCTGGAGACTTAGCTGGAATACTTTTTGAATCTTCAGGACCTAGTATTACAGTTCAAATAACTTCTGACAATATTATAAACTGTCAAGGTAACGGATATACTCCGTGGGATTTTGATGTTGCTTGTGTTGATCCAACTGCGCCACCAACTTGTGTGTCGTTACTATCTCCAATGGATGGCGCTACCGATATTGAAATTAACCAAGATATTACTTGGAGTCCTGCAATTGGTTCTCCAGCTGGTTATATTTTAACTGTTGGAACTACGCCAGGCGGTAATGATGTTGTAAATGGTGTAGATGTTGGAAACGTAACTACATATGCATTAGCTACTAATTATGCTACTACTTATTATATTACAATTTTAGGATATAACGGAAACGGATTAGCATCAGGCTGTACCGAAGAAAGCTTTACCACACGACCTGATCCAAACCAAGTATTCAACTTAGTTTGTGCTAACGGAGCTATCAACGTGAATCACTGTTATACAAATAACGACGATAACACGTTCTTATTTACATCCGATTCAGGATTTCCAATAATACTAACGTTTACTTCAGGAACGATTGTAGATGATGATGATATTATCAATTTCTATAGTGGTTCTGATAATACAGGCGACTTACTATTTACAGGTAACAATGCAGGAGACTTAAGTGGTTTAACCATTACATCTTCTGGTGGAAACCTATTTATGGAAATTATCACTGATGGATTCCAAAGTTGTGCCAATGGAAACGGAACACAATGGGAATGGACAGCAGAATGTTCAACATGTTTTAAACCAACGGCTTCTTATACCGTAGTTGAAGATTGTGCAACAGGAGATCAATTCTTAGTAGATGTAGAAATTTTAACTACAGGTGATGCCGTGACAATCACAATTTCAGATGATTTCGGAAGTGCTGCACAAGTAGTAACCGCAGCAGGTGTGTATACATTTGGACCGTATCCAAATGCAACACCAGTAATATTTACAGTAGCTGATACTGATGATACAAACTGTGTACTCACAAGTGATTCGCAAACTCAGGCATTCTGTCCAGATCAAGCTTGTTCAATTATTAATGCTGGATATGATCAATTACAAACATGTGATGTTACATCAACAGATTTATCGGCTACCTTTATGGCTAGTTCAATTACATCTAATACAAGTACATACACAATTAGTGATTTACAATGTCCACCAGATAACTTAACTGGTTTACCAACTTCTATTACATTAGATGATAGATGGTCTTCTGTAATTCCATTAGACTTTAACTTTCAATACTTTGGAAATGACTATACAGACGTAGTCATTGGTGCAAATGGATTGATTGGATTTAATACAGGTTTAGCTGGAACTTTCAATGCTTGGAATATAAACGCGGTAGATTTAATACCATCGCCAAACCTTCCTTTGAATGCAATTCATGGTGCATACCACGATATTGACCCAAGTGTCGCTGGAAATCATTATATTGAATATACAACCGTTGGAACTGCACCATCAAGACAATTTAAAGTGACTTTCTTTGAAGTCCCTCAATTCTCTGGAGCTTGTAACAATTTATTAACCACACAGCAGATGATTTTATATGAATCTTCTAACGTTATTGATGTTATAATTTTAGAAAAGCCTGTTTGTCCAACATGGAATGGAGGTTTAGCTACTTTAGGTATTCAGAATGAGTTTGGAACAGTAGGATATGCTCCTCCTGGAAGAAACACTGGTGTTTGGGCAGTTACGCAACAAGAATTATGGAGATTTGTACCAGACGGTAATCCAAACTATACATTTGAGTGGTTTGATGAAAATGGAACTTCTTTAGGGAATAATACAGACATTACAGTATCTCCAACAGAAGATACCACATATACAGCCTCTATTTCATATGCTTTGGCAAATGGTACATTGGTAACCTTAACGGATGATGTAACAGTTACCGTACAAAGAAATCCTGAAGTTGTAGCAACGGAAACACTAGAAGCTTGTGATGAAGATTTTACCAACGTTGGCGATTTCGACCTTACAGTGCAAGATGTAAATGTTATTGGTACACAAACCGATGTTACAGTTTCGTACTATGAAACAATGGCAGATGCAGAAGCTGGTACAAACATGCTTGCGGATCCTACATCATATGTTAGTGGAGACACTACGGTGTATGTTCGTATTCAGGATAACATTACAGGATGTTATGCAACAGGAGATTTCTTAATTGAAGTGCTTGCGCAGGTTGATCCTGCCAATATTGGTTTAGAAGGTGAATGTATTGCTGATCAGTATACAATTACTGTAACTCCATTGAATAATGGATACGATCCTGCAACTGTTACCTACGAATGGTCAGGTGGTGCATCAACAAACACAACTGGAAATCAGTTTATTGCAACAGAAGACGGAGAATATACCGTAACAATTACAACTGCTGATGGTTGTGCTAGTATGCAAACATTTACTGTAATCAACGCTATGTGTTCATTCCCGCAAGGAATTTCGCCAAACGGAGATGGATTGAATGATTCATGGGATTTACGAGCATTCAGAGTAGATGAGTTGGAAATATTTAATTCTCACGGTCGCTCTATATACAAGAAATTTAAGTATACGAACGAATGGATAGGACAAACAAATGATAATGATAATTTACCAGTAGGAACTTATTTTTATGTACTAAGACTCGAAAATGGAGAAGCTAAAAACGGATGGATTTATTTAAATAAATAATATTCGTTGCATAAAAATTAAAAAACCATATTATTAAAATAATATCACATCATATCATGAAGAACATATATATCGCACTCTTTATATTACTTTTTACGCTACCATCTTTTGCACAGCAAGATCCGCAGTACACTCAGTACATGTACAATATGGCAGTTATTAATCCTGCATACGCTGGATCTACAGAAGGAATATCTATAGGAGCATTATACAGAAATCAATGGACCGGATTTGACGGTGCCCCAAGAACGTTTACGTTCTTTGGGCATTCGCCTGTCGGTAAAAATGTAGGGCTTGGATTATCATTTATCACAGATCAAATTGGACCTGTGAAAGAAACCAATGTCTACACTGACTTTTCATATACATTACAATTAGGAGGCGCTCACAAATTAGCGTTTGGTGTAAAAGGAGGATTAACATTTCATGACATCGGATTGTTTTCTCAAGTAAACCCAACATTAATAGATCAAGGTGATGAAGCATTCTCAAGTGACGTAAATGAAACAACTTTTAACTTAGGAGCCGGACTTTTTTACTACACAGACAATTACTACTTAGCATTATCTGTCCCTAACTTTTTAAAAGGAAAACATTTAGATGTAAATGGTAGAACTTATGGTTCGGAAATATCGCATTACTTCCTTACAGGTGGTTATGTGTTTCAAGCAACTCCAAACACTAAAATTAAGCCTTCATTCTTAGTAAAATCTGCATTTGATGCACCAACATCTTTTGACTTGAACTTGAATGCTCTATTTTATGAAAAATTTGAAATTGGAGCTTCTTACCGTTTAGATGATTCTTTTAGTGGAATGGTCAACTTTGCGATCAACCCGAGATTACGTATAGGCTATGCCTATGATGCTGTAACTTCTGAAATTTCATCAGTAGCAAGCTCATCTCACGAAGTATTCATATTATTTGATTTATACTTCCCACGTAAAGTTTCTCGTTCGCCAAGATATTTCTAAAACCTAATACGCCAAAAACAATGAAAAAACTATATATATTATTTCTAGTTCTAGCAACTACAAACGTTTTTGCTCAGAATGATAAAACAAAGAAAGCTGACAAGCTTTACGACAGGCTTGAATATGTAAAAGCGGCTAAGGAATATGAAGAAATAGCTCTTGAAAATGCTGACGCTTATGTATATGAACGCTTAGCAAACTGCTATTACAATGTATTTCAAACAGAAGATGCTGAACGTTGGTACAGACAAAGTATTGCGGAAGGTAATACCAAAGCAGATACGTACTTCAAGTTTTCTCAAATGCTAAAAGCAAATGGGAAATACGAAGAACACAACCAATGGATGGCAAAATTTGCCGCAGCAAAACCAGGTGATCAAAGAGCAATTGCTTTTAAGAAAAATCCAAACTACATTCCGCAAATTCTTGCAAAAGTGACAAAATTTAAAGTGAAGAATTCTGAAATTAATACACAGAATTCTGACTTTGGAGCAATCTCATCTGGAAACATTGTATACTTCACGTCTACGCGTGACGGTGGAAGAAAATACGGATGGAACGGACAACCATACTTAGACATTTACATGGCTTCGTATGATGGAGACGGAAAATTATCTAGCGCGCAAGCACTATCAAATGATATCAATACAAAATATCATGAAGGAACGGTAAGTTTCTCTCCTGATAAGAAAACCATGTACTTTACACGTGAAAGCTATTTTGATGGTAAATTCAAAAAAGATGAAGAAGGTAAAGGAACATTAAACTTGTACAAAGCAACAATGTCAAGCGGAGAATGGTCAAATGTAGAGCCACTTCCATTTAACAATGACGAGTATTCTGTTGGACATCCATCAGTAAGTGCAGACGGGAAAATGTTATACTTTGCTTCTGACATGCCTGGAGGTTTTGGACAATCTGATTTATACAAAGTTGCCATTAATGACGACGGTTCTTTTGGAGTACCAAAAAACTTAGGCGCTGACATAAACACAGAAGGAAGAGAATTTTTCCCTTTCATCAGTAGTAACAACACACTTTATTTCTCGTCTGATGGAAACTTAGGAATTGGAGGATTAGACGTATTTGCTTCTAAAGTAAATGGAAGTTCGTACGGAGCAGTTCGTAACTTAGGAACGCCTTTAAACAGTAACTCTGATGATTTTTCTTTTACATTTGATGAAGAAACTAAAAAAGGATTTGTTGCTTCTAACCGTGAAGGTGGAAAAGGAAGTGACGACATTTACGAAACAACATTATTAAATCCTATTTGTGATGTAGATTAT from Kordia antarctica encodes the following:
- a CDS encoding fibronectin type III domain-containing protein; this translates as MKKITLLCMAALFYTFSYAQVLNQPAAWPNTNWSVTGTYNTDPTAFEADPTLTANFAFDDDDAGSTSDDTIAAESPIIDVSAAFAASETWLTATVDYTYNDLGDTLTLEYWDADASAWVAWQQFVASGDQPTADFCSGTRDSFTSDPLNIGGFTATQQAGFRYRLSFDDNAGWQWGFCFDSPTITSAAPPTCPDISNLASANITATTADISWLPGNTETTWEIAIQTAGTGIPAGSGTSTTTNAPYAATGLSASTDYEVYVRADCGVDGFSNWIGPITFRTLNLPPPPPVGVTCASGTSSFIFSEDFETDPPSGWTGTGFDGSNGNWDITAGGANSGGTGPSASFSGGMHLEYEASGNSSTIASAISPAVDLTSAVDGAELSFNMHAFGDDIGTLNVNVGTSATGPFTNVFTWTGDLQLTDAEAWVPVGANLDAYLGQVIFIEFSYGGTGAGFEGDISIDLVRVEACGTFCIAPSALTASNIDATTADISWTPNSGETAWEIVIQPAGTGVPAGSGTATTTNAPYDATGLNPTTQYEVYVRSDCGVNGFSTWTGPINFTTLNSPPPPPVGVTCTSGTSSFLFSEDFETDPPSGWTGTGFAGSNGNWDITAGGANSGGTGPSASFSGGMHLEYEASGNSSTIASAISPAVDLTSAVDGAELSFNMHAFGDDIGTLNVNVGTSATGPFTNVFTWIGDLQLTDTEAWVPIGINLDAYLGQVIFIEFSYGGAGTGFEGDMSIDLVRVEACGSFCIAPSALTVSNVGGTTADITWTANNGETQWEYVIIPAGTGPPSGAGTSVTTTTVNATGLTTETAYDIYVRAICGPGDESVWSGPVSFTTTIQTDFTVDCAVGPTNTTYCYGNFDNTAFTYTSSDGVSTLAVIFNAGQVENNWDLLTIFDSDGVTVLYSGYGNAGDLAGILFESSGPSITVQITSDNIINCQGNGYTPWDFDVACVDPTAPPTCVSLLSPMDGATDIEINQDITWSPAIGSPAGYILTVGTTPGGNDVVNGVDVGNVTTYALATNYATTYYITILGYNGNGLASGCTEESFTTRPDPNQVFNLVCANGAINVNHCYTNNDDNTFLFTSDSGFPIILTFTSGTIVDDDDIINFYSGSDNTGDLLFTGNNAGDLSGLTITSSGGNLFMEIITDGFQSCANGNGTQWEWTAECSTCFKPTASYTVVEDCATGDQFLVDVEILTTGDAVTITISDDFGSAAQVVTAAGVYTFGPYPNATPVIFTVADTDDTNCVLTSDSQTQAFCPDQACSIINAGYDQLQTCDVTSTDLSATFMASSITSNTSTYTISDLQCPPDNLTGLPTSITLDDRWSSVIPLDFNFQYFGNDYTDVVIGANGLIGFNTGLAGTFNAWNINAVDLIPSPNLPLNAIHGAYHDIDPSVAGNHYIEYTTVGTAPSRQFKVTFFEVPQFSGACNNLLTTQQMILYESSNVIDVIILEKPVCPTWNGGLATLGIQNEFGTVGYAPPGRNTGVWAVTQQELWRFVPDGNPNYTFEWFDENGTSLGNNTDITVSPTEDTTYTASISYALANGTLVTLTDDVTVTVQRNPEVVATETLEACDEDFTNVGDFDLTVQDVNVIGTQTDVTVSYYETMADAEAGTNMLADPTSYVSGDTTVYVRIQDNITGCYATGDFLIEVLAQVDPANIGLEGECIADQYTITVTPLNNGYDPATVTYEWSGGASTNTTGNQFIATEDGEYTVTITTADGCASMQTFTVINAMCSFPQGISPNGDGLNDSWDLRAFRVDELEIFNSHGRSIYKKFKYTNEWIGQTNDNDNLPVGTYFYVLRLENGEAKNGWIYLNK
- a CDS encoding PorP/SprF family type IX secretion system membrane protein — encoded protein: MKNIYIALFILLFTLPSFAQQDPQYTQYMYNMAVINPAYAGSTEGISIGALYRNQWTGFDGAPRTFTFFGHSPVGKNVGLGLSFITDQIGPVKETNVYTDFSYTLQLGGAHKLAFGVKGGLTFHDIGLFSQVNPTLIDQGDEAFSSDVNETTFNLGAGLFYYTDNYYLALSVPNFLKGKHLDVNGRTYGSEISHYFLTGGYVFQATPNTKIKPSFLVKSAFDAPTSFDLNLNALFYEKFEIGASYRLDDSFSGMVNFAINPRLRIGYAYDAVTSEISSVASSSHEVFILFDLYFPRKVSRSPRYF
- a CDS encoding OmpA family protein, producing the protein MKKLYILFLVLATTNVFAQNDKTKKADKLYDRLEYVKAAKEYEEIALENADAYVYERLANCYYNVFQTEDAERWYRQSIAEGNTKADTYFKFSQMLKANGKYEEHNQWMAKFAAAKPGDQRAIAFKKNPNYIPQILAKVTKFKVKNSEINTQNSDFGAISSGNIVYFTSTRDGGRKYGWNGQPYLDIYMASYDGDGKLSSAQALSNDINTKYHEGTVSFSPDKKTMYFTRESYFDGKFKKDEEGKGTLNLYKATMSSGEWSNVEPLPFNNDEYSVGHPSVSADGKMLYFASDMPGGFGQSDLYKVAINDDGSFGVPKNLGADINTEGREFFPFISSNNTLYFSSDGNLGIGGLDVFASKVNGSSYGAVRNLGTPLNSNSDDFSFTFDEETKKGFVASNREGGKGSDDIYETTLLNPICDVDYVITVTDKETGAALSGAKVVLADDQGNSVGSKMTDSDGKVAFKVECDKSSILEASIQGYVPQKVNVNSGDDTEKIIDISLAPIEEIIEDVIVLDPIYFDFDKHNIRQDAAFELDKVVNVMTKYPNMVIKVETHTDIRGSAPYNQKLSERRAKSTVQYIISKGIDASRLNSEGKGESSPLIDCGNKCTDEEHQQNRRSDFIIVSKE